The following are encoded together in the Citrobacter arsenatis genome:
- a CDS encoding PTS fructose transporter subunit IIB: MNIVCVAACTAGIAHTYIAREKLIKGAKALGHNIRVETQGTIGTENELLAEDISAADVVILAVDVKIKGEERFSNKRIVRVKTEIVIKSPIQFLEKVEKSLVNTNQ, from the coding sequence ATGAATATTGTTTGTGTCGCCGCCTGTACGGCGGGTATTGCGCACACCTATATTGCTCGTGAAAAGTTAATTAAAGGTGCTAAAGCGCTTGGTCATAATATAAGAGTAGAAACCCAGGGGACCATTGGCACGGAGAACGAACTGCTGGCAGAGGATATTTCTGCGGCTGATGTCGTAATTCTTGCTGTCGATGTAAAAATAAAAGGGGAGGAGCGCTTTTCAAATAAACGCATTGTGCGAGTGAAAACCGAAATCGTCATAAAATCGCCGATTCAGTTTCTTGAAAAGGTCGAAAAATCATTAGTTAATACTAACCAGTAG
- the yicI gene encoding alpha-xylosidase, which produces MKISDGNWLTQPGLNLTHPIQVFEVEQQGNEMIVYVAPRDVRERTWQLDTPLFTLRFFSPQEGVVGVRMEHFQGALDTGPHYPLNVLQDVNVEIQNTVEFAELKSGNLSVRVTKGEFWSLDFLRNGERFTGSQLKNNGYVQDTNSGKNYMFERLDLGVGETVYGLGERFTALVRNGQTVETWNRDGGTSTEQSYKNIPFYLTNRGYGVLVNHPQCVSFEIGSEKVSKVQFSVESEYLEYFVIDGPTPKAVLDRYTRFTGRPALPPAWSFGLWLTTSFTTNYDEATVNSFIDGMAERNLPLHVFHFDCFWMKAFQWCDFEWDPVTFPDPEGMIRRLKEKGLKVCVWINPYIGQKSPLFNELKEKGYLLKRPDGSLWQWDKWQPGLAIYDFTNPEACEWYANKLKGLVDIGVDCFKTDFGERIPTDVKWFDGADPQKMHNHYAYIYNELVWNVLKETVGEEEAVLFARSASVGAQQFPVHWGGDCYANYESMAESLRGGLSIGLSGFGFWSHDIGGFENTAPAHVYKRWCAFGLLSSHSRLHGSKSYRVPWAYDDESCDVVRYFTEQKCRMMPYLYREAARANEQGTPMMRAMMLEFPDDPACDYLDRQYMLGDSVMVAPVFSEAGDVQFYLPEGRWTHLWRNDEVSGSRWYKQQHDFLSLPVYVRDNTLLALGSNNQKPGYAWHDGTAFQLFHLQEGREAICEVPAADGSVIFTLKAMRAGNTITVQGRGEARNWTLCLRNIAQVSGVKGGSSAGSEWGTVITPGEDVLTITL; this is translated from the coding sequence ATGAAAATTAGCGATGGTAACTGGCTGACGCAACCTGGCCTGAATTTAACACACCCAATTCAGGTGTTTGAGGTTGAACAGCAGGGTAACGAGATGATCGTCTACGTTGCGCCGCGTGACGTGCGTGAACGTACCTGGCAACTGGATACCCCACTTTTCACGCTGCGCTTCTTCTCGCCGCAGGAAGGGGTGGTGGGTGTACGAATGGAGCACTTTCAGGGCGCGCTGGATACCGGCCCGCATTACCCGCTGAACGTGCTGCAGGACGTCAACGTAGAGATACAAAACACCGTTGAATTTGCCGAACTGAAGAGTGGCAATCTGAGCGTTCGGGTGACCAAAGGCGAGTTCTGGTCGCTGGATTTCCTGCGTAACGGTGAACGTTTTACCGGTAGCCAACTGAAAAATAACGGCTACGTGCAGGATACCAACAGCGGGAAAAACTATATGTTTGAGCGCCTGGATCTGGGCGTTGGCGAAACGGTGTACGGTCTGGGCGAGCGATTTACTGCGCTGGTACGTAACGGCCAGACGGTGGAAACCTGGAACCGCGATGGCGGCACCAGTACCGAGCAGTCTTACAAGAACATCCCGTTTTATCTCACCAATCGCGGCTACGGCGTGCTGGTGAACCATCCGCAGTGCGTGTCGTTTGAAATCGGCTCTGAGAAAGTGTCGAAAGTGCAGTTCAGCGTTGAAAGCGAGTATTTGGAATATTTCGTCATTGACGGCCCAACGCCAAAAGCGGTGCTGGATCGCTATACCCGCTTTACCGGCCGTCCGGCGCTGCCGCCAGCCTGGTCATTCGGTTTGTGGCTGACTACATCGTTCACCACTAATTACGATGAAGCGACGGTGAACAGTTTTATCGATGGGATGGCCGAGCGCAATCTGCCGCTGCACGTCTTCCATTTCGACTGCTTCTGGATGAAAGCCTTCCAGTGGTGCGACTTTGAGTGGGATCCGGTGACCTTCCCTGACCCGGAAGGCATGATCCGCCGCCTGAAAGAGAAAGGGCTGAAGGTCTGCGTATGGATAAATCCTTATATCGGCCAGAAATCCCCGCTGTTCAATGAACTGAAAGAGAAAGGTTATCTGCTCAAGCGCCCGGACGGCTCCCTGTGGCAATGGGATAAATGGCAGCCGGGCCTGGCGATTTATGACTTTACCAATCCTGAAGCCTGCGAGTGGTATGCCAACAAGCTGAAAGGTCTGGTGGATATCGGCGTTGACTGCTTCAAAACTGACTTTGGCGAACGCATTCCTACTGACGTTAAGTGGTTTGACGGTGCCGATCCGCAGAAAATGCACAACCATTATGCGTACATCTACAACGAACTGGTATGGAACGTGCTGAAAGAGACCGTCGGTGAAGAAGAGGCAGTGCTGTTCGCCCGTTCGGCCTCGGTCGGCGCGCAGCAGTTTCCGGTGCACTGGGGCGGCGACTGCTACGCCAACTATGAATCGATGGCCGAAAGTCTGCGTGGCGGGTTGTCCATTGGTCTGTCCGGCTTTGGTTTCTGGAGTCACGATATTGGCGGCTTTGAGAATACCGCCCCGGCGCACGTCTACAAGCGCTGGTGTGCGTTTGGGCTGCTCTCCAGCCATAGCCGCCTGCACGGTAGTAAATCCTACCGTGTGCCATGGGCGTACGATGATGAATCCTGCGACGTGGTACGCTACTTCACTGAGCAGAAATGCCGCATGATGCCATACCTGTATCGCGAAGCGGCGCGCGCCAATGAGCAAGGCACGCCGATGATGCGCGCAATGATGCTGGAGTTTCCGGACGATCCGGCGTGTGATTATCTCGACCGCCAGTACATGCTGGGCGATAGCGTGATGGTCGCGCCGGTGTTTAGCGAGGCGGGAGATGTGCAGTTCTACCTGCCAGAAGGACGCTGGACGCATCTGTGGCGTAACGATGAGGTATCTGGCAGCCGCTGGTATAAGCAGCAGCATGACTTCCTGAGCCTGCCAGTTTATGTGCGTGACAATACCCTGCTGGCGCTGGGGAGCAATAATCAGAAACCGGGCTACGCGTGGCACGATGGGACCGCGTTCCAGTTGTTCCATCTGCAGGAGGGCAGGGAAGCGATTTGTGAAGTCCCGGCGGCTGACGGCTCGGTTATCTTCACGCTGAAGGCGATGCGTGCGGGTAATACCATCACTGTGCAAGGTCGTGGCGAAGCGCGTAACTGGACGCTGTGCCTGCGTAATATTGCGCAGGTTAGCGGCGTGAAGGGCGGTTCATCTGCGGGCAGCGAGTGGGGAACGGTCATCACGCCTGGTGAAGATGTGTTGACGATAACCCTGTAA
- a CDS encoding PTS fructose transporter subunit IIC has product MSENKIPLSQEIKRHLLTGISWMIPLIVAAGICIALGQILGGTNVGEKTGTIPWMLNQIGGWGMGLIVPLISAAIAYSIADRPGFAPGLIVGFVCGEIHTGFIGGMLGGFLVGYTVLLLKRYIRLPQSMQGLMPIMVLPVLSTVIGGLLMMTLIGKPIAWLQDALIHLLESMQGGSRFLMGAILGAMATFDFGGPVNKTMSLFADGMLVSGVYGPEAVKFVGSIIPPFGITLSFLLTRHKYTRAEREALKAAFPMGICMITEGVIPIAARDLLRVVGSCVVASAIAGGLIMVWGVESPVPHGGMFVVPLFTHPLLFCLALGIGTVICGVMLSLWKKPVTERDEEFDELSDQKLKDEEITFTLE; this is encoded by the coding sequence ATGAGTGAAAATAAAATTCCGCTATCTCAGGAAATAAAAAGACATTTATTAACGGGAATTTCGTGGATGATCCCGTTAATTGTTGCCGCCGGGATCTGTATTGCTCTCGGGCAAATACTTGGCGGCACTAACGTGGGTGAAAAAACAGGCACCATACCCTGGATGCTCAACCAGATTGGCGGCTGGGGGATGGGGTTAATCGTACCGCTGATAAGCGCAGCGATAGCGTACTCCATTGCCGACCGACCCGGATTCGCGCCGGGTCTGATTGTCGGCTTTGTCTGCGGCGAAATTCATACCGGTTTTATCGGCGGGATGCTGGGCGGATTCCTGGTCGGTTATACCGTCCTGCTGCTCAAGCGCTATATCCGTTTGCCACAGTCGATGCAGGGGTTGATGCCCATCATGGTGCTGCCGGTACTGAGTACCGTCATTGGCGGCCTGTTGATGATGACGCTGATTGGCAAGCCGATAGCCTGGCTGCAGGACGCGTTGATTCATCTGCTGGAGTCCATGCAGGGCGGATCCCGCTTTCTGATGGGCGCCATCCTCGGCGCAATGGCGACATTCGACTTCGGCGGGCCGGTGAATAAAACCATGTCGCTGTTTGCTGATGGCATGCTGGTCAGCGGCGTGTACGGTCCGGAAGCGGTGAAGTTTGTTGGTTCAATAATCCCTCCGTTCGGCATCACGCTCTCCTTCCTGCTAACGCGTCACAAGTACACCCGTGCGGAACGTGAGGCGCTGAAGGCCGCATTCCCGATGGGGATCTGCATGATTACCGAAGGGGTCATTCCAATTGCGGCGCGCGACCTGCTGCGCGTGGTGGGGTCCTGTGTGGTGGCCTCAGCGATCGCGGGTGGCCTGATCATGGTGTGGGGCGTCGAAAGCCCGGTACCGCACGGCGGCATGTTCGTGGTCCCACTCTTTACGCATCCTCTGCTGTTTTGCCTGGCGCTGGGGATTGGCACAGTGATTTGCGGCGTGATGCTGTCGCTGTGGAAGAAACCGGTGACCGAGCGTGACGAAGAGTTTGATGAACTTAGCGATCAAAAGCTGAAAGACGAAGAGATCACCTTCACCCTGGAATAA
- a CDS encoding BglG family transcription antiterminator produces MQMITSRQNRLLKFLLSRKEYVTLLKIAEYLSVSEKTVQRDLRLLESWLAEWKITIDKRTGAGVILNAENITDLLYLDQLLGSEGEDADGMMNNSRRVKIASQLLSETPHETSISKLSERYFISSASIVNDLKVIESWITPLGLSLIRSQSGTHIEGSESGVRQAMASLINGVINHNEPGNVVYSRLDPGSYKALVHYFGEEDVLFVQTLLQEMENDLCWSLGEPYYVNIFTHILIMMYRITRGNALPRKEENITLCDENIFSIANRMIQHIEKRIAHPLPEDEVWFIYQYIISSGVVIEEHNDVSVIGHMHSSDEARLITQRLIATFAEMVDSDLSRDTALYDGLLIHIKPLINRLNYQIRIRNPLLEDIKGELQDVWRLTLCAVNRVFSGWGERAVSEDEVGYLTVHFQAAMERQIARKRVLLVCSTGIGTSHLLKSRILRAFPDWTIVGVVSAGSLSSVLTDDIELVVSTINLPAVAMPVVYVTAFFNDADIKRVTETVITEKLHRATSLVVEN; encoded by the coding sequence ATGCAAATGATTACCTCGCGACAAAACAGATTATTAAAGTTTCTTCTGTCCCGGAAGGAATATGTCACGCTGCTGAAAATTGCCGAGTATTTATCTGTTTCAGAGAAAACAGTCCAGCGCGATCTGCGGCTACTGGAATCATGGTTAGCGGAATGGAAAATAACCATTGATAAACGTACCGGTGCGGGCGTGATATTAAATGCCGAGAATATTACCGACCTTTTATATCTGGATCAGTTATTAGGATCGGAAGGGGAAGATGCTGACGGCATGATGAATAATTCACGGCGGGTCAAGATAGCCTCACAGTTATTAAGCGAAACGCCGCATGAAACGTCGATCAGTAAACTATCCGAACGTTATTTCATTAGTAGCGCATCGATTGTTAACGATCTGAAAGTGATTGAGTCCTGGATCACTCCGCTGGGCCTGTCGCTGATTCGCAGCCAGAGCGGCACGCACATTGAAGGCAGCGAGAGCGGTGTACGCCAGGCGATGGCGTCGCTGATTAACGGCGTAATTAACCATAATGAACCCGGCAACGTCGTTTATTCACGCCTTGATCCCGGCAGTTATAAAGCGTTAGTGCATTACTTCGGCGAGGAAGACGTTTTATTTGTCCAGACGCTGTTGCAGGAAATGGAGAACGATCTCTGTTGGTCGCTGGGCGAGCCGTATTACGTCAATATCTTTACCCATATCCTGATCATGATGTACCGCATCACGCGGGGCAATGCCCTGCCGAGAAAAGAAGAAAACATCACTTTATGTGACGAGAACATCTTTTCCATTGCCAACCGCATGATTCAGCATATCGAAAAACGCATTGCCCACCCGCTGCCGGAAGACGAAGTCTGGTTTATTTATCAATACATTATCTCCTCCGGTGTGGTGATTGAAGAGCATAACGACGTGAGCGTGATTGGCCATATGCACTCCAGCGACGAAGCGCGCTTAATTACCCAGAGGCTGATTGCCACCTTCGCCGAAATGGTCGACAGCGATCTCAGTCGGGACACTGCGCTGTATGACGGACTGCTGATCCACATTAAGCCGCTGATTAACCGTCTGAACTACCAGATCCGCATACGTAATCCGCTGCTGGAAGATATTAAAGGTGAGTTACAGGACGTGTGGCGGCTGACTCTGTGTGCGGTAAATCGGGTGTTTAGCGGCTGGGGCGAGCGGGCTGTGTCGGAAGATGAGGTGGGATATTTAACCGTACATTTTCAGGCCGCAATGGAGCGGCAGATAGCACGAAAGCGCGTGCTGCTGGTCTGCTCAACCGGTATCGGCACCTCTCACTTACTCAAAAGCCGTATTTTGCGCGCCTTTCCGGACTGGACCATCGTTGGCGTGGTGTCGGCAGGCAGCCTGTCCTCCGTACTGACGGACGATATTGAACTGGTGGTATCGACGATTAATTTACCTGCAGTTGCTATGCCGGTCGTGTATGTCACCGCCTTTTTCAATGATGCGGATATTAAGCGGGTAACAGAAACGGTTATTACGGAAAAATTACATCGGGCGACGTCGCTGGTCGTTGAAAATTAA
- a CDS encoding D-lyxose/D-mannose family sugar isomerase: MKRSHINYAVDKAHAIAETFRVSLPDFAYFTVDAWRQQDQTRWREVLDLQLGWDITDFGRGDFAQTGLTLLTLRNGLMGSVNYPKPYAEKMLQIQQDQQTPWHFHRHKMEDIVNRGGGDLCMQLAWATSDDGYDARRIVEVSVDGQWRTVDAGETLVLKPGQGVCLPPRLYHRFWAEKAFVLGWEISMVNDDLHDNHFLEPGGRFPVIEEDEPVKWLLCSEYSRL; encoded by the coding sequence ATGAAGCGTTCACACATTAATTATGCCGTCGATAAAGCGCATGCTATCGCCGAGACTTTTCGGGTCAGTTTGCCTGACTTTGCGTATTTTACCGTCGACGCCTGGCGGCAACAGGATCAAACGCGGTGGCGTGAAGTGCTCGATCTCCAGCTGGGTTGGGACATTACCGACTTCGGGCGCGGAGATTTTGCGCAAACGGGGCTGACGTTACTGACGTTGCGCAATGGTCTGATGGGGTCAGTCAATTACCCCAAACCGTATGCTGAAAAGATGCTGCAAATTCAGCAGGATCAGCAAACACCATGGCATTTTCATCGCCATAAAATGGAAGATATCGTTAACCGCGGCGGCGGTGATTTGTGTATGCAACTGGCGTGGGCCACGTCTGATGACGGGTATGATGCCCGGCGCATTGTTGAGGTGAGCGTGGATGGTCAGTGGCGTACCGTTGATGCTGGCGAGACGCTGGTATTGAAACCGGGGCAAGGGGTGTGCCTGCCGCCGCGGTTGTATCATCGCTTTTGGGCGGAGAAAGCGTTCGTGCTGGGCTGGGAAATCTCGATGGTCAATGACGATCTGCATGACAACCATTTCCTTGAGCCGGGCGGTCGCTTCCCGGTGATAGAAGAGGACGAGCCGGTGAAATGGTTGTTGTGCAGTGAATATAGTCGTTTATGA
- a CDS encoding PTS sugar transporter subunit IIA, with the protein MDITKILNTNRVILDMKATSKTEAIEELTDILQKDGAISCRETFIQDVWQRESEGSTGFENHIAIPHGKSSAVVNTTLAIGRTRQDIPWETLDGSNVRCIILFAVRLEDQNTTHIRLLSQVAGALADDDIIEQLLVESSPQKIIELFSQYAESNVC; encoded by the coding sequence ATGGACATCACGAAAATACTCAATACAAATCGCGTTATTTTGGACATGAAGGCCACAAGCAAAACGGAGGCTATTGAGGAACTGACGGATATTCTGCAAAAGGATGGAGCAATTAGCTGTCGGGAAACGTTTATTCAGGATGTCTGGCAACGTGAGTCAGAAGGTTCGACCGGATTCGAAAATCATATTGCGATCCCACACGGGAAATCCTCGGCGGTGGTCAATACTACGCTGGCGATTGGGCGTACCCGCCAGGACATTCCCTGGGAAACCCTGGATGGCAGCAACGTGCGCTGCATCATTCTGTTTGCCGTACGCCTTGAAGATCAAAACACCACCCATATTCGTCTGCTTTCGCAGGTTGCCGGCGCGTTGGCAGATGACGATATTATTGAACAACTGTTAGTCGAGAGTAGTCCACAGAAAATTATTGAGCTTTTTAGCCAATATGCTGAATCCAATGTTTGCTAA
- a CDS encoding class II fructose-bisphosphate aldolase — MFANMKCMVTKAWREQYALLAINCMNLESARAAVRVAEKHRAPIILNLYQGHLEHFPATIATAVVKTLAEEASVPVALALDHGKDPVRIRQAFRAGFSGLMIDASAFALEENIRQTRAVVELAASVSLCVEGELGHLADAPRYDHAANADLMTQAADVEPFIQQTGIDLLAVSVGTAHGMYAPGVTPAIDFQRLEEIARLSTVPLALHGGSGTPFDQLQRCPTFGVAKINVGAAVFEAGKAALLHTLCRDTSGELVDALALMEQACEEAIIPYLQASGAIGKA; from the coding sequence ATGTTTGCCAATATGAAATGCATGGTGACGAAAGCCTGGCGCGAGCAGTACGCGCTGCTGGCCATCAACTGTATGAATCTGGAAAGCGCCCGAGCGGCGGTGCGTGTGGCTGAGAAACACCGTGCACCCATCATTCTGAATCTGTATCAGGGGCACCTGGAGCATTTTCCGGCCACGATAGCGACAGCGGTGGTCAAAACACTGGCAGAGGAAGCCTCGGTACCGGTCGCGCTGGCGCTGGATCATGGAAAGGATCCTGTTCGTATTCGCCAGGCTTTTCGCGCCGGTTTCAGCGGGTTAATGATCGATGCCTCTGCCTTTGCGCTGGAGGAGAACATTCGCCAGACCCGGGCAGTGGTTGAGCTTGCAGCCAGCGTTTCTCTTTGCGTGGAAGGCGAGCTGGGTCATTTGGCCGACGCCCCGCGCTATGACCACGCCGCTAATGCTGATTTGATGACCCAGGCCGCCGACGTGGAACCCTTTATCCAACAGACCGGGATCGATTTACTGGCGGTATCGGTTGGTACGGCGCACGGTATGTACGCGCCGGGCGTCACGCCAGCCATTGATTTTCAAAGGCTGGAGGAAATTGCCCGGTTATCAACGGTGCCGCTAGCGCTGCATGGCGGCAGCGGGACACCGTTTGATCAGTTACAGCGCTGCCCGACGTTTGGCGTCGCCAAGATAAACGTTGGTGCGGCGGTTTTCGAAGCCGGAAAAGCTGCGCTATTGCATACCCTGTGTCGCGACACATCCGGTGAACTCGTTGATGCCCTGGCCCTGATGGAGCAGGCCTGCGAGGAAGCCATTATTCCGTACCTACAGGCCAGCGGCGCTATCGGCAAAGCCTGA
- a CDS encoding DUF6680 family protein encodes MSTALTIMAIAATVVSPLLAIQTQKFIERYYQKKSLKIDIFKQLMATRSQNARLSSEHVRALNMIDLAFYGKIKRGKAKRSTSESNVLSSWKLYFAHLNTSYPDNDNTLGAIWNQTSNNLFLDLLSEMAKDIGYDFERVQLQTAIYSPVAHGAIENDQLKIRQGLAAIFSGENALKMEIINIPARQDN; translated from the coding sequence ATGAGCACTGCCCTTACGATCATGGCTATTGCTGCTACAGTAGTTAGTCCATTACTAGCCATTCAAACACAGAAATTTATAGAAAGGTATTACCAAAAAAAATCATTGAAAATTGATATATTCAAACAACTTATGGCTACCAGATCTCAGAATGCCAGGCTGTCCAGTGAACACGTTCGTGCATTAAATATGATTGACTTAGCATTTTATGGGAAAATAAAAAGAGGGAAGGCTAAGAGAAGCACTTCTGAAAGCAATGTCTTATCTTCATGGAAGCTGTATTTTGCACATTTAAATACATCTTACCCTGATAATGATAATACATTAGGTGCCATATGGAACCAAACCAGCAACAATCTTTTTCTAGACTTGCTATCAGAGATGGCGAAAGATATTGGCTATGATTTCGAGCGCGTTCAATTACAAACAGCCATATATTCACCTGTAGCCCACGGAGCAATAGAAAACGATCAATTAAAAATCAGACAGGGGTTAGCTGCAATATTCTCAGGGGAAAATGCTTTAAAAATGGAAATTATAAATATTCCAGCAAGACAGGACAATTAA
- a CDS encoding ketose-bisphosphate aldolase, whose translation MLVSMKELLQPTRQHGFAIGAFNVADSCFVRAVVEEAEATNTPAIISIHPSEHDFVGDAFFSYVRDITLRSPVPFTLHLDHGASVEHVLRAIQCGFTSVMIDGSLLPYEENVALTREVVKLAHAVGVSVEGELGTIGQTGTSVEGGVSKVTYTDPAQAEDFIARTGADTLAVAIGTAHGIYPKGMQPELQMNILRDIAGRVDIPLVLHGGSANPDAEIAESVTLGVGKINISSDMKYAYFQKVREILAKETWWDPNVIYPEAISAARDVIRHKMKLFGSTGKASLY comes from the coding sequence ATGTTAGTTTCGATGAAAGAATTACTGCAACCTACCCGTCAGCACGGTTTTGCCATCGGCGCATTCAACGTGGCGGACAGTTGCTTTGTACGTGCAGTAGTGGAGGAAGCGGAAGCGACCAACACTCCGGCGATAATCTCCATTCACCCTAGCGAACATGATTTTGTTGGCGATGCGTTTTTTAGCTACGTTCGCGATATCACCCTGCGCAGCCCGGTTCCCTTTACTCTGCATCTGGACCATGGTGCTTCGGTTGAGCATGTCCTGCGGGCAATTCAGTGTGGGTTTACCTCGGTGATGATTGATGGTTCATTGCTGCCGTATGAAGAGAACGTGGCGCTGACCCGCGAAGTGGTCAAGCTGGCGCATGCGGTAGGCGTTTCGGTGGAAGGGGAACTGGGTACGATTGGTCAGACCGGGACGTCAGTGGAAGGCGGCGTGTCGAAAGTTACTTATACCGATCCTGCACAGGCAGAGGATTTTATTGCCCGTACCGGTGCAGACACGCTGGCGGTGGCGATTGGAACCGCACACGGAATTTACCCGAAAGGGATGCAGCCAGAGCTGCAAATGAACATCCTGCGCGACATCGCTGGACGTGTGGATATTCCGCTGGTGCTGCACGGCGGTTCCGCAAACCCGGATGCGGAAATTGCCGAATCCGTGACGCTGGGCGTGGGTAAAATCAATATTTCCAGCGATATGAAATACGCCTACTTCCAGAAAGTCCGCGAAATCCTGGCGAAAGAAACCTGGTGGGATCCGAACGTTATTTACCCGGAAGCCATTAGCGCCGCACGGGATGTGATCCGCCACAAAATGAAACTGTTCGGCTCAACCGGCAAAGCATCACTTTACTAA
- a CDS encoding glycoside-pentoside-hexuronide family transporter: protein MKSEILSVKEKIGYGMGDAASHIIFDNVMLYMMFFYTDIFGIPAGFVGTMFLLARALDAISDPCMGLLADRTRSRWGKFRPWVLFGALPFGLVCVLAYSTPDLSLHGKMIYAAITYTLLTLLYTVVNIPYCALGGVITNDPTQRISLQSWRFVLATAGGMLSTVLMMPLVNLIGGEDKALGFQGGIAVLSIVAFLMLAFCFFTTKERVEAPPSSNSMREDLRDIWQNDQWRIVGLLTILNILAVCVRGGAMMYYVTWILGTPEVFVAFLTTYCVGNLIGSALAKPLTDWKCKVSVFWWTNALLAVISLAMFFVPMHANITMFVFIFVIGVLHQLVTPIQWVMMSDTVDYGEWCNGKRLTGISFAGTLFVLKLGLALGGAMIGWMLAGGGYDAAAKTQNSATISIIIALFTIVPAICYLLSAVIAKRFYTLKTPYLKEIMSQLAQGARRNQQDFTTKELQN from the coding sequence ATGAAAAGTGAGATTCTGTCTGTTAAAGAGAAGATTGGCTACGGCATGGGTGATGCCGCCAGCCACATCATCTTCGATAACGTCATGTTATATATGATGTTCTTTTATACCGATATTTTTGGTATTCCGGCAGGTTTTGTCGGCACGATGTTCTTACTGGCTCGTGCGCTGGATGCTATCTCAGACCCTTGCATGGGACTGCTGGCCGACCGTACCCGTTCGCGCTGGGGGAAATTCCGCCCGTGGGTGCTGTTTGGCGCTCTGCCATTTGGTCTGGTCTGTGTGCTCGCCTACAGCACGCCGGATCTCAGCCTGCACGGCAAAATGATTTATGCCGCAATCACTTACACGCTGCTGACCCTGCTTTATACCGTGGTGAACATTCCCTACTGCGCGCTGGGCGGTGTGATAACCAATGACCCAACGCAGCGCATCTCCCTGCAGTCATGGCGCTTTGTGCTGGCGACGGCGGGCGGCATGCTCTCCACCGTGCTGATGATGCCGCTGGTGAATCTGATTGGCGGCGAAGATAAAGCGTTGGGCTTCCAGGGCGGGATTGCCGTGCTCTCGATTGTGGCGTTCCTGATGCTGGCATTTTGCTTCTTCACCACCAAAGAACGTGTGGAAGCGCCACCGAGCAGCAACTCAATGCGTGAAGACCTGCGCGACATCTGGCAAAACGACCAGTGGCGCATTGTCGGCCTGCTGACCATCCTCAACATCCTTGCCGTCTGCGTTCGCGGCGGGGCGATGATGTATTACGTCACCTGGATCCTGGGCACGCCGGAAGTGTTTGTCGCCTTCCTCACCACTTATTGCGTCGGCAACCTGATCGGCTCTGCGCTGGCAAAACCGCTGACTGACTGGAAATGCAAAGTCAGCGTCTTCTGGTGGACGAACGCCCTGCTGGCGGTCATCAGTCTGGCGATGTTCTTCGTGCCGATGCACGCCAACATCACCATGTTCGTCTTTATTTTCGTAATTGGCGTATTGCATCAGCTCGTGACGCCAATCCAGTGGGTCATGATGTCCGACACCGTTGATTACGGCGAGTGGTGCAACGGAAAGCGTCTGACGGGGATCAGCTTTGCGGGCACGCTGTTCGTACTCAAGCTGGGTCTGGCGCTCGGTGGGGCGATGATCGGCTGGATGCTGGCGGGCGGCGGCTACGATGCCGCAGCGAAAACCCAAAACAGTGCCACCATTAGCATCATTATCGCATTGTTCACGATTGTCCCGGCTATTTGTTACCTGCTGAGTGCCGTGATTGCCAAACGCTTTTATACCCTGAAAACGCCGTATCTGAAGGAAATCATGAGTCAGCTGGCTCAGGGCGCGCGCCGCAATCAGCAGGATTTTACGACGAAAGAATTACAGAACTAA